The following proteins are co-located in the Labrys monachus genome:
- a CDS encoding amidohydrolase family protein, with protein MTIPVCAPARPAGRKPRLDLPAGAVDCHFHVFGPESAYPYAPGRSYTPPDAPLLAYEELAGTLGFSRGVIVQPSVYGLDNRRTLEAVRRSRLPMRAVVVLDPEISDAELEALHRQGARGVRFNLLFKAGLTIEAAGRLAERIRPLGWHLQFLADVSAIEDLAGLVAGLGVPAVFDHLGHVPAAKGIADPGFQALLGLVREGRAWVKLSGSYRVTGRRHTPYDDAAPFVSALVEAGPHQLLWGTDWPHPSIGVPMPDDADLVDMFGEWVTDEALRQGIFVDNPERLYGFAEA; from the coding sequence ATGACCATCCCCGTCTGCGCGCCGGCCCGGCCCGCCGGCCGCAAGCCCCGCCTCGACCTGCCGGCCGGTGCCGTGGATTGCCATTTCCACGTCTTCGGCCCCGAATCCGCCTATCCCTACGCCCCCGGCCGGAGCTATACGCCGCCGGACGCGCCCCTCCTCGCCTATGAGGAACTCGCCGGAACGCTCGGCTTCTCGCGCGGGGTGATCGTGCAGCCGAGCGTGTACGGCCTCGACAACCGCCGGACGCTGGAGGCGGTGCGGCGGAGCCGGCTGCCGATGCGGGCGGTGGTGGTGCTCGACCCCGAAATCTCCGACGCCGAGCTCGAGGCGCTGCACCGCCAGGGGGCGAGGGGCGTCCGGTTCAACCTGCTCTTCAAGGCCGGCCTGACGATCGAGGCCGCGGGCCGCCTCGCCGAGAGGATTCGTCCCCTCGGCTGGCATCTCCAGTTCCTCGCCGACGTCTCGGCGATCGAAGACCTCGCCGGCCTCGTCGCCGGCCTCGGCGTGCCCGCTGTCTTCGACCATCTCGGCCATGTGCCGGCCGCCAAGGGGATTGCCGATCCCGGCTTCCAGGCGCTCCTCGGCCTGGTCCGCGAGGGACGAGCCTGGGTGAAGCTCTCGGGCAGCTATCGCGTGACGGGACGCCGTCACACGCCCTATGACGATGCCGCGCCCTTTGTCTCGGCGCTCGTCGAGGCGGGCCCGCACCAGCTGCTGTGGGGAACCGACTGGCCGCATCCCTCGATCGGGGTGCCGATGCCGGACGATGCGGATCTCGTCGACATGTTCGGCGAGTGGGTGACCGACGAGGCGCTGCGCCAGGGCATCTTCGTCGACAATCCCGAACGGCTGTATGGTTTTGCCGAGGCGTGA
- the yghU gene encoding glutathione-dependent disulfide-bond oxidoreductase — protein sequence MTNPPDYTPPKVWTWNKESGGRFANINRPISGPTHEKDLPVGRHPLQLYSLATPNGVKVTVMLEELLALGHGGAEYDAWLIKIGDGQQFGSGFVGVNPNSKIPALMDRSGPKPIRVFESGAILLYLAEKFGAFLPADIGTRAECLSWLFWQMGSAPYLGGGFGHFYAYAPTKIEYAIDRFAMETKRQLDVLDRRLADNAYLAGSDYTIADIAVWPWYGGLVKGWLYEAAEFLSVQDYKNVQRWADTIGSRPAVQRGRMVNRTFGEPSSQLHERHDAGDFDTKTQDRLAAGS from the coding sequence ATGACCAATCCGCCCGACTACACGCCGCCGAAGGTCTGGACCTGGAACAAGGAGAGCGGCGGGCGATTCGCCAACATCAACCGCCCGATTTCCGGACCGACGCACGAGAAGGATTTGCCGGTCGGCCGCCATCCGCTCCAGCTCTATTCCCTGGCGACGCCCAACGGCGTCAAGGTCACGGTGATGCTGGAGGAGCTCCTGGCCCTCGGCCATGGCGGCGCGGAATACGATGCCTGGCTGATCAAGATCGGCGACGGCCAGCAGTTCGGCAGCGGCTTCGTCGGCGTCAATCCCAACTCCAAGATCCCGGCGCTGATGGACCGCAGCGGCCCGAAACCGATCCGCGTGTTCGAATCCGGCGCGATCCTGCTCTATCTCGCCGAGAAGTTCGGAGCGTTCCTGCCCGCCGACATCGGCACGCGCGCCGAATGCCTGTCCTGGCTGTTCTGGCAGATGGGCAGCGCGCCCTATCTCGGCGGCGGCTTCGGCCATTTCTATGCCTATGCGCCGACGAAGATCGAATATGCGATCGATCGCTTCGCCATGGAGACCAAGCGCCAGCTCGACGTGCTCGACCGGCGCCTCGCCGACAATGCATATCTGGCCGGCAGCGACTACACCATCGCCGACATCGCCGTCTGGCCCTGGTATGGCGGCCTCGTCAAGGGATGGCTCTACGAAGCGGCGGAGTTCCTCTCGGTGCAGGACTACAAGAATGTCCAGCGCTGGGCCGACACGATCGGCAGCCGGCCGGCAGTGCAGCGCGGGCGTATGGTCAACCGCACCTTCGGCGAGCCGTCGAGCCAGCTGCACGAGCGCCACGACGCCGGCGATTTCGATACGAAGACGCAGGACAGACTGGCGGCCGGGAGCTGA
- a CDS encoding ABC-F family ATP-binding cassette domain-containing protein: protein MSASIVLSDLSWSTPDGRPLFSHLDLTFGAERTGLVGRNGVGKSTLLAMIAGERQPRSGTISVGGSFGLLRQSVRAEPGETIAGLFGATEALAVLRRAEAGEADADEIAAADWMLETRIAAALAKVGLDAAAQTPLAALSGGQRTRAGLAALVFGEPDFLILDEPTNDLDRDGRAAVIELVAGWQAGAIIVSHDRELLETVDAIVELTSLGATRYGGNWSGYRERRAVELAAARHDLAAAEKRAGALADAAQLSAERQARRDGAGRRQAAKGGVPRIALGGAKQRSEATGGEKARLAERRRSEALEAAAAARGRIEVLEAVCVRLAPTGLPPNRIVLALDRVTAGHVPGKPVLLDLSFTVTGPERIAVTGPNGAGKTTLLALVAGTLAPWRGTMRVTTAPAMLDQRVSLLDPAMSIRDNFRRINPQADENACRAALARFMFRADAALQMVATLSGGQMLRAGLACVLGGSAPPGLLILDEPTNHLDIEAIAAVEAGLRAYDGALLVVSHDEAFLDAIGISRRLELSADRG, encoded by the coding sequence ATGTCCGCCTCCATCGTGCTGTCCGATCTTTCCTGGTCCACGCCTGACGGCCGGCCGCTCTTCTCCCATCTCGATCTCACTTTCGGCGCCGAGCGGACTGGCCTCGTCGGCCGCAACGGCGTCGGCAAATCGACGCTCCTGGCGATGATCGCCGGCGAGAGGCAGCCCCGATCCGGGACGATATCCGTCGGCGGCAGCTTCGGCCTGCTGCGCCAGAGCGTTCGGGCGGAGCCCGGCGAGACGATCGCCGGGCTGTTCGGCGCGACCGAGGCGCTCGCCGTGCTGCGGCGGGCGGAGGCGGGGGAGGCCGATGCGGACGAGATCGCCGCCGCCGACTGGATGCTGGAGACCCGCATCGCCGCCGCGCTCGCAAAAGTGGGCCTCGACGCGGCGGCGCAGACGCCTCTCGCCGCGCTGTCCGGCGGGCAGCGCACCCGCGCCGGGCTCGCAGCCCTCGTCTTCGGGGAGCCCGACTTCCTCATCCTGGACGAGCCGACCAACGATCTCGACCGGGACGGCCGCGCCGCCGTGATCGAGCTCGTCGCCGGCTGGCAGGCGGGCGCCATCATCGTCAGCCACGACCGGGAACTGCTGGAGACCGTCGACGCCATCGTCGAGCTGACCTCGCTCGGCGCCACCCGCTATGGCGGCAATTGGAGCGGCTATCGCGAGCGCCGCGCGGTCGAACTCGCCGCCGCCCGGCACGACCTCGCCGCCGCCGAGAAGCGCGCCGGCGCTCTTGCCGATGCCGCGCAATTGTCGGCCGAACGGCAGGCCCGCAGGGACGGCGCCGGCAGGCGGCAGGCGGCGAAGGGCGGCGTGCCGCGCATCGCCCTCGGCGGGGCAAAGCAGCGCAGCGAGGCGACGGGCGGCGAAAAGGCGCGGCTCGCCGAACGCCGGCGTAGCGAGGCGCTGGAGGCGGCGGCCGCCGCGCGCGGCAGGATCGAGGTCCTCGAGGCCGTCTGCGTCAGGCTGGCGCCGACGGGACTGCCGCCGAACAGGATCGTGCTGGCGCTCGACCGCGTGACGGCCGGCCATGTGCCGGGCAAGCCGGTCCTCCTCGACCTGTCCTTCACCGTCACCGGGCCGGAGCGCATCGCCGTGACCGGCCCCAACGGCGCAGGCAAGACGACGCTGCTCGCGCTCGTCGCCGGCACGCTCGCGCCCTGGCGCGGGACAATGCGGGTCACGACCGCGCCGGCCATGCTCGACCAGCGGGTGAGCCTGCTCGATCCGGCGATGTCGATCCGCGACAATTTCCGGCGCATCAACCCGCAGGCGGATGAGAATGCCTGCCGCGCGGCGCTCGCCCGCTTCATGTTCAGGGCCGATGCGGCGCTGCAGATGGTGGCGACGCTGAGCGGCGGGCAGATGCTGCGCGCCGGCCTCGCCTGTGTCCTCGGCGGATCGGCGCCGCCGGGGCTGCTCATCCTCGACGAGCCGACCAACCATCTCGATATCGAGGCGATCGCCGCCGTCGAGGCGGGATTGCGGGCCTATGACGGGGCGCTCCTCGTCGTCAGCCATGACGAGGCGTTCCTGGACGCCATCGGGATTTCGCGCCGGCTGGAGCTCTCCGCCGATCGCGGATAG
- a CDS encoding MFS transporter — translation MNDDNAAYWRRNLIVCLFGSFSTIVAMTLMLPFLPLYVEHLGVTGHAAIVQWSGIAYSATFFAAALVAPLWGRLGDRYGRKSMLVRASLGMAVTMSLIGFSANIWQLVGLRLLAGLAGGYSSGSTILVAMQTPKHRSAWALGVLSSGIMAGNLIGPLVGGLLPPLIGIRETFWFAGAFIFVAFVATVFLIRETPRRTQERKAQPRGRWADIPNKGAVFAMLATGLLLMFATMSIEPIITVYVRTLVADEGQVTFIAGLVMSAAALGSILSASQLGKLADRIGHSTVIILALTVSGLLLIPQAFVTAGWQLIGLRFLMGLALGGLLPCIAAVIRHNVPDHFAGAILGYSISSQFAGQVAGPLVGGFIGGHAGMPAVFLGTCILMLAGAAYNVWAIGFSKPHPAMR, via the coding sequence ATGAATGACGACAACGCCGCCTATTGGCGGCGCAACCTGATCGTGTGCCTTTTCGGCTCCTTCTCGACGATCGTGGCGATGACGCTGATGCTGCCGTTCCTGCCGCTCTATGTGGAGCATCTCGGCGTGACGGGGCATGCGGCGATCGTGCAATGGTCCGGCATCGCCTACAGCGCCACCTTCTTCGCCGCCGCCCTGGTGGCGCCGCTGTGGGGGCGTCTCGGCGATCGCTACGGCCGCAAGTCCATGCTGGTGCGGGCGAGCCTCGGCATGGCCGTCACCATGTCGCTCATCGGCTTCTCCGCCAATATCTGGCAGCTCGTCGGCCTCCGGCTGCTGGCGGGGCTGGCGGGCGGCTATTCGTCCGGATCGACCATCCTCGTCGCGATGCAGACGCCCAAACACCGGTCCGCCTGGGCGTTGGGCGTGCTCTCCTCCGGCATCATGGCCGGCAACCTGATCGGCCCGCTGGTCGGCGGTCTCCTGCCGCCGCTGATCGGCATCCGCGAGACCTTCTGGTTCGCCGGCGCCTTCATCTTCGTCGCCTTCGTCGCGACGGTGTTCCTGATCCGGGAAACGCCGCGCCGGACGCAGGAGAGGAAGGCGCAGCCGCGCGGACGATGGGCGGACATCCCCAACAAGGGCGCCGTCTTCGCCATGCTGGCGACGGGCCTCCTGCTGATGTTCGCGACCATGTCGATCGAGCCGATCATCACCGTCTATGTCCGCACGCTGGTGGCGGACGAGGGCCAGGTGACCTTCATCGCCGGCTTGGTGATGTCGGCGGCGGCGCTCGGCAGCATCCTGTCGGCCTCGCAGCTCGGAAAGCTCGCCGACCGCATCGGCCATTCCACCGTCATCATCCTGGCGCTCACCGTCTCGGGCCTGCTGCTGATCCCGCAGGCCTTCGTGACGGCCGGCTGGCAGCTGATCGGCCTGCGTTTCCTGATGGGTCTCGCGCTCGGTGGCCTGCTGCCCTGCATCGCCGCCGTGATCCGCCACAACGTTCCCGACCATTTCGCCGGCGCCATCCTCGGCTATTCGATATCCTCGCAATTCGCCGGCCAGGTCGCGGGGCCTCTCGTCGGCGGCTTCATCGGCGGCCATGCCGGCATGCCGGCGGTGTTCCTCGGCACCTGCATCCTCATGCTGGCGGGGGCCGCCTATAATGTGTGGGCCATCGGGTTTTCGAAACCGCATCCGGCGATGCGCTGA
- a CDS encoding GFA family protein — protein sequence MNESGKRHTGGCLCGAVRYEAEGEPDLCGHCYCADCRKASGSGFIPFMGFSSRAVRFTGRTQQFRSTSWRGTEAVRNSCPVCGGLVFGGEVGKDDSHTIYAGSLDDPSAFRPTVAIFTRGRPDWATIPPGLAVFETLPE from the coding sequence ATGAACGAATCCGGCAAGCGCCATACGGGCGGCTGTCTCTGCGGCGCCGTCCGGTACGAAGCGGAGGGCGAGCCCGATCTTTGCGGCCATTGCTATTGCGCCGACTGCCGCAAGGCCTCCGGCTCGGGCTTCATTCCCTTCATGGGCTTTTCGAGTCGCGCCGTGCGGTTCACCGGCCGCACGCAGCAGTTTCGCTCGACGTCCTGGCGGGGAACCGAGGCAGTGCGCAATTCCTGCCCGGTCTGCGGCGGCCTCGTCTTCGGCGGCGAGGTCGGCAAGGACGATTCGCATACGATCTATGCCGGCTCGCTGGACGACCCCTCCGCCTTCCGTCCCACGGTGGCGATCTTCACGCGCGGTCGCCCCGACTGGGCGACGATCCCGCCGGGCCTCGCCGTCTTCGAGACCCTGCCGGAGTGA
- a CDS encoding hybrid sensor histidine kinase/response regulator yields MTIPNAGSIKAVIHAPLGRDASVASALLDEARIPSVICADTAAFGKALRDDAAFALVTEEALRSADLRDIVAFLKEQPAWSDLPFIILTLRGGGPESSQDVVRLTELLGNVTFLERPFRPATFISLARTALKSRQRQYEARGHIEELHESEERLRTALVAGRLGSIELALGTRKLTTSPACRAIFGRDDADAPFTYRDLVAALPPGDRSRVAALVGESLRTGTDLAVESRILWPDGTVHWAELRARLVLDRTGANSRLVGVASDITERKTAEATLRQLNETLEERVAERTAELKEAHAARLAEIEHRQKTEEQLRQVQKMEMIGQLTGGVAHDFNNLLMVVLGNLELLRKHSPDDAKGIRLIDGALQGARRGAALTQRLLAFARRQDLKAEPRDLVGLVGGMTDLIERSLGPGIELHLDLPAGLPPVMVDVNQLELAVLNLVVNARDAMPDGGSLSITLQPAETAAAQDLPAGRYVRLIVGDTGQGMAGETLRRATEPFFSTKGVGKGTGLGLSMIHGLMIQLNGALRMTSELGNGTRAELWLPVATEAPEAEPAPETAPPPDDSPASYTILVVDDDALIAMSTVDMLEDLGHAVIEANSGEAALEILRNGRAVDLLITDYSMPRMNGAQLADATRRLRPGLPVLLATGYAELPEGRSLDLPRIGKPYRQEQVAAEIRRLLNPGAA; encoded by the coding sequence ATGACCATTCCTAACGCAGGTTCCATCAAGGCGGTCATCCACGCGCCGCTGGGCCGCGACGCGTCGGTGGCGAGCGCCCTGCTGGACGAGGCCAGAATCCCCTCCGTCATCTGTGCCGACACCGCCGCTTTCGGGAAGGCCTTGCGGGACGATGCCGCCTTCGCGCTCGTGACGGAAGAGGCGCTGCGCTCGGCGGACCTGCGTGACATCGTGGCCTTCCTGAAGGAGCAGCCGGCATGGTCCGACCTGCCCTTCATCATCCTGACCCTGCGGGGGGGAGGCCCCGAATCCAGCCAGGACGTGGTCCGGCTCACGGAACTGCTGGGCAACGTCACCTTCCTGGAACGGCCGTTCCGGCCGGCGACCTTCATCAGCCTCGCCCGCACCGCCCTCAAGAGCCGCCAGCGCCAATATGAGGCGCGCGGGCACATCGAGGAACTGCATGAGAGCGAGGAACGGCTGCGGACCGCGCTCGTCGCCGGACGCCTCGGCTCGATCGAGCTGGCGCTGGGCACCCGCAAGCTCACGACCTCGCCGGCCTGCCGGGCGATCTTCGGGCGGGATGATGCCGACGCCCCCTTCACCTATCGCGACCTCGTCGCCGCCCTCCCCCCGGGCGACCGGTCCCGGGTCGCCGCCCTCGTCGGGGAGAGCCTGCGGACAGGCACGGATCTCGCAGTGGAAAGCCGCATCCTGTGGCCCGACGGCACAGTCCATTGGGCGGAGTTGCGGGCGAGGCTTGTGCTCGACAGGACGGGCGCGAACTCCCGGCTCGTCGGCGTCGCCTCGGACATCACCGAGCGCAAGACGGCGGAGGCGACGCTCCGGCAGCTCAACGAAACGCTGGAGGAACGTGTCGCCGAGCGCACGGCCGAATTGAAGGAGGCGCACGCCGCCAGGCTGGCCGAGATCGAGCACCGGCAGAAGACGGAGGAGCAGCTGCGCCAGGTGCAGAAGATGGAGATGATCGGGCAGTTGACGGGTGGCGTCGCCCACGATTTCAACAACCTGCTGATGGTCGTGCTCGGCAATCTCGAACTCCTGCGCAAGCACAGTCCCGACGATGCCAAGGGCATCCGCCTCATCGACGGCGCGCTGCAGGGCGCCAGGCGCGGTGCGGCGCTGACGCAGCGGCTGCTCGCCTTCGCCCGCCGGCAGGACCTGAAAGCCGAGCCCAGGGACCTCGTCGGCCTGGTCGGCGGCATGACCGATCTGATCGAGCGGTCGCTCGGGCCGGGAATCGAGCTGCATCTCGACCTGCCCGCAGGCCTGCCGCCGGTGATGGTCGATGTGAACCAGCTCGAACTCGCCGTCCTCAACCTGGTGGTCAATGCGCGGGACGCCATGCCGGACGGCGGATCGCTCTCGATCACGCTCCAGCCCGCGGAGACGGCCGCCGCGCAGGACCTGCCGGCCGGGCGCTATGTCCGGCTCATCGTCGGCGATACCGGCCAGGGCATGGCCGGGGAAACGCTGAGACGCGCCACCGAACCGTTCTTCTCGACCAAGGGAGTCGGCAAGGGGACGGGCCTCGGCCTCTCGATGATCCACGGCCTGATGATCCAGCTGAACGGCGCGCTGCGGATGACGAGCGAGCTCGGCAACGGCACCCGGGCCGAATTGTGGCTCCCGGTGGCGACGGAGGCACCGGAGGCGGAACCGGCGCCGGAAACCGCCCCGCCGCCCGACGACAGCCCGGCGAGCTATACCATCCTGGTGGTGGACGACGACGCGCTCATCGCGATGAGCACGGTCGACATGCTCGAGGATCTCGGCCATGCGGTCATCGAGGCCAATTCGGGCGAAGCCGCCCTCGAGATCCTGCGGAACGGGCGCGCCGTCGACCTGCTGATCACCGACTATTCGATGCCGCGGATGAACGGCGCGCAGCTGGCCGACGCGACCCGCAGGCTGCGTCCGGGCCTGCCGGTCCTGCTTGCCACCGGCTATGCCGAGCTTCCCGAAGGCCGGAGCCTCGACCTGCCCCGGATCGGGAAGCCCTACCGGCAGGAGCAGGTGGCCGCCGAGATCCGTAGACTTTTGAACCCGGGCGCGGCCTGA
- a CDS encoding ATPase domain-containing protein: MNTDSIDPDKARIGVPGLDDVLGGGLSRGHAFLLEGNPGTGKTTIALRFMLEGARAGERCLYITLSETERELRAGAASHGWTLDDNIGIFELVPPESLFDAGREQSLLYSSDLELGETTKLIFETFERVRPSRVVIDSLSEIRLLAQNSLRYRRQILALKHYFARHSTTILLLDDLTSELSDKTAHSVVHGVVQLEELAPDYGAERRRLRILKYRGQAFRGGYHDFAIKTGGVMVFPRLVAAEHRTSFARHQVKSDIPGFDALLGGGIEQGSSTLILGPAGTGKSTFALQFVSAAIRRGEKAAIFIFDEELSLLFDRTAAMGFDLEAMRDAGALNIEQVDAAELSPGEFAHRVRDRVGKSQAKTVVIDSLNGYQAAMPEENSLVLHIHELMQYLNRQGANTFLTVAQHGLVGDMKAPVDVTYLADTVILLRYFEALGRVRRAVSIIKKRTGRHEETIREFSIGGNGLVLGAPLSDFQGILRGVPTFVGDAAPLLKLKNPGDDHS, from the coding sequence ATGAACACCGACAGCATCGATCCCGACAAGGCCCGGATCGGTGTCCCGGGCCTCGACGACGTGCTGGGAGGCGGCCTTTCGCGGGGCCACGCCTTCCTGCTGGAGGGCAACCCCGGAACCGGAAAGACGACGATCGCGCTCCGTTTCATGCTCGAAGGGGCCCGGGCCGGAGAGCGCTGCCTCTACATCACGCTTTCGGAGACCGAGCGCGAGCTGCGGGCGGGCGCCGCCTCGCATGGATGGACGCTCGACGACAATATCGGGATCTTCGAGCTGGTGCCGCCCGAAAGCCTGTTCGACGCCGGCCGGGAGCAGAGCCTGCTCTACTCGTCCGACCTCGAGCTCGGCGAGACCACGAAACTCATCTTCGAGACGTTCGAGCGGGTACGGCCGAGCCGGGTGGTCATCGACAGCCTTTCCGAGATCCGCCTTCTCGCCCAGAACTCGCTGCGGTACAGGCGGCAGATCCTGGCGCTCAAGCATTATTTCGCCCGGCACTCCACCACGATCCTGCTGCTCGACGATCTGACCTCGGAACTGTCGGACAAGACGGCGCACAGCGTGGTGCACGGCGTCGTCCAATTGGAGGAGCTGGCGCCCGACTACGGCGCCGAACGCCGGCGCCTGCGCATCCTGAAATATCGCGGCCAGGCCTTTCGGGGCGGATATCACGACTTCGCCATCAAGACCGGCGGCGTCATGGTGTTTCCGCGGCTCGTCGCGGCGGAGCACCGGACGAGCTTCGCGCGCCACCAGGTGAAGAGCGATATTCCGGGCTTCGATGCGCTGCTCGGCGGCGGCATCGAACAGGGTTCGAGCACGCTGATCCTCGGACCGGCAGGCACGGGCAAGAGCACCTTCGCCCTGCAGTTCGTCTCCGCTGCGATCCGGCGGGGCGAGAAGGCCGCCATCTTCATCTTCGACGAGGAACTGAGCCTGCTGTTCGACCGGACCGCCGCGATGGGCTTCGACCTCGAAGCGATGCGCGATGCCGGCGCCTTGAACATCGAGCAGGTCGATGCCGCGGAACTGTCGCCGGGCGAGTTCGCCCATCGCGTCCGCGACCGGGTCGGCAAATCGCAGGCCAAGACGGTGGTGATCGACAGCCTCAACGGCTACCAGGCGGCCATGCCCGAGGAGAATTCGCTCGTTCTCCACATCCACGAGCTCATGCAATATCTCAACCGACAGGGAGCGAACACCTTTCTCACCGTGGCCCAGCACGGCCTCGTCGGCGACATGAAGGCACCCGTCGATGTGACCTATCTGGCCGATACCGTCATTCTCCTTCGCTATTTCGAGGCGCTGGGGCGGGTTCGCCGCGCCGTTTCGATCATCAAGAAGCGGACGGGCCGGCATGAAGAGACGATCCGCGAGTTCAGCATCGGCGGGAACGGATTGGTGCTCGGCGCGCCCCTCAGCGATTTCCAGGGCATTCTGCGCGGGGTTCCGACCTTCGTCGGCGACGCAGCTCCGCTCCTGAAGCTGAAAAATCCGGGCGATGACCATTCCTAA